The window AATTTTTTACCGTGGTTACTAATATTAAGAGGGCAAAAGTGCCATATAGACTGGGTATAAAACCACGCGGTTTGGCAAATAGTGATAGATAAATTGCACCAAAGGCAATACTTGGAATTAGGTAAGGCAAAAATGAAACCTGGTCTAATGATTTAGAAAGAAAAGTTCCTCTTAGCCGGACAACCGTGTAACCTATCAATAAACCGGCTATTGCGCAGAAGAACGAAGATAAAAGGCCTAGCTTTAGACTATTCCAGGTAGCCTGCCACATTTCCGGGCTCCGCAATACGCCCGGAGTACCCGAAAGTATATGAGGATCCCCTTTTCCTATCCAGTATTGTAGAGTAAAATTGGATAAACTATAATCACCCGGCACTTTCACAAATGTTTCAATAGCTAATACTATTATTGGAACAAAAACTACAAAGGTGAAAAATAAAATTACTAAAGTCATGATTAATGGTGTTGCTTTGCCTAATTTTACAATATTCTTAGTTGCAGCTTTCCCGGTTATTGTAACAAATCCCTTGCGAGTACCGACTATTTTTTGGTTAACATATATAAATGAAATTGCTAATAATATCATTACCAATGCTAACAGGTAGGCTATTCCTGGGCTTCCGGTCTGTAAATTTGAAAACAGCTTGGTAGATAATACTTGAAAATTAACAGGTCTTCCAAGAAAAGCAGGTGCACTGAAAGACCCCACCCCTCTGGCAATGGTAAGAACCCAGCCGGATAGTACCGCCGGTGCAATTAAGGGAAAAACGATTTTACGAATTGTTATTTTTTGATCTGCTCCCAATACTAAAGCTGATTCTTCTAACCTGGTATCAATCTCGCGCAAACCACTTCCAATGAGTA is drawn from Atribacterota bacterium and contains these coding sequences:
- a CDS encoding ABC transporter permease subunit, producing MQTAKKQKENKNLFFKRFSNITRRSFRNPPFILSIILFVILLYLIIGPLVSMVQSSLTLHPRDALFLDDENAGDFTTYYLVRTFLSNMKNVLFYKPFLNTLIVIFPMSAIAVLIGGILAWLVVRTDLPGRRFFARIAITPYILPSWTLALAWINIFKNRTIGGSAGILEYLGITPPTWMSFGPLPIIIVMALHYYTFSFLLIGSGLREIDTRLEESALVLGADQKITIRKIVFPLIAPAVLSGWVLTIARGVGSFSAPAFLGRPVNFQVLSTKLFSNLQTGSPGIAYLLALVMILLAISFIYVNQKIVGTRKGFVTITGKAATKNIVKLGKATPLIMTLVILFFTFVVFVPIIVLAIETFVKVPGDYSLSNFTLQYWIGKGDPHILSGTPGVLRSPEMWQATWNSLKLGLLSSFFCAIAGLLIGYTVVRLRGTFLSKSLDQVSFLPYLIPSIAFGAIYLSLFAKPRGFIPSLYGTFALLILVTTVKN